The genomic region CTTGTTTTGTATGCTTGTTGAATAAACTGGTCATTTTAAGTAACATACCGACTCAACtgtgttttattaaaacaatgtAGAAAAACCACGCATGTTCTGAATCATCAAAAGTTAATCAGCAAACTGCATACTTTGATTATTGCTACTCGGTTCTCACGCCTGTTCAAGGCATATCAACTGTTGAGTCCAACGGATTGAAAGGGTTCTGCGTTCATTAAAGTCACAGTAAATTCCGTGCGGAAGTCAAAAACGGACGCAACTGTGCATTGGCAAAACGCTGGGAGATTTGTTTGCCATATTCGAAAACCCTTCGACAAGTTAACAACGAACAACGCTTAATTTAGGTGTTGAGTCAGGGTCTCAATATTGGAAACAATATATTAGAACAATAGAGTCATGTATATTTTTGTGTAGCATTTTTACGGTCGATTTTTCGGGACTGCAGCTTTTGGATACAGGTAAGCACGAGAGAATTACGATACATTTGGCAGTATTGTTCACTGTGTATACTTTTGTACGAACTATGCAGCAACGAAAAGCTCATGGATATGGTATTTCAAAAACTTCTTTTCTTTGATGATTCATACAGAATAACATATATGCATATGCACAATTATTAGTTATACATAAAGTTACCATTTAGTTGTTTGGCGTTATTTAGATCTTAGGTTGAACGTGAACATATATTTCATGTAAAggaatttcattcaaaaaacattgtttGATCAACATTTAGCGTATGTATGGAGTGACTATTTcctgttttcaatttaaatttaatgtgattttgttttgttattcaaataGCTTACTTAGTAGAATTGAGGGAATATCGGAGCTAtctatttcatattttatgatgtaaagtttagaaaaaaaatgaaagtcaAAAGTGGTAATTCTGTTTTTGATTAGTtgtaacaatgattttttaacatttccatAAATCCTAGAGCGAGTAAACTAAGGCCCACGTTACTGATATGGTGGTAGTGGGGCCCTTCAAGGTAGTGACCGTCGGGGATGGTATGGTAGGAAAGACGTACATGCTGATCACCTACGCCCGAAACGAGTTCCCGATCGAGTGCCTACCGACCGTGTTCGACAACCACGCGTGCAACATCGTCATCGATGGCTCGGACTATTCTCTTACGCTGTGGGACACGCCCGGCCGAGAGGACTGCGAGCGACTTCGTCCACTAAGCTACTCCAACGTAAGTATTCTGAATCGTACATCCGAAAGAATCACAGTTAATGTAGTGTTATATGCTTTCCTCACATTGGGGACCGTTTGCAGACCGATTGTTTCCTCATCTGCTACTCGATATCGAGCCGTACGTCGTACGACAACATTCTATCCAAATGGTGGCCGGAGGTGCGAACTCACCTACCAGAGGCAGCGATAGTGCTCGTAGGTATGTAGAAGAAGACTAAATGGCTACTCGAACCGACAAAGTGTTGGGCTAATAGcagttgtttttattgtttgactTCATCTACGCAGGCACCAAAAGCGATCTGCGCGTTCCGGGCTCGGAAAAGTTCGTCACCACGGCCGAGGGCAAAAAGATGAAGCACAAAATCAAGGCGTACGCGCTGGTGGAATGCTCAGCAAAACGGAAAGAGAACCTGCACGAGGTGTTCAAGAAGGCGGTCCGGGCGGCGGAGAAGAGACCTTACATGGGTCATCGATCCTGCACGATACTTTAGTGGCCGTCCGGGACGGGTGCGAGTGGTTACGATCAATTCTTACGCTAAGGATTACAGGATATTCCGAAAACACTCGGCTGGTTAGCTGATAAAGCACCAAATCCGACGAGCGATACTCGAACCTATCGTTTTGATTCGGCGCCAGAATGATTAAGCTCCGTGAGAGTGTATTCATATACAGTAAATAGTCAAAAccgtataaaaagaaaacaccctAACTCTTAATGGTTGTGGTAAGGCGTAACGAATGATTCCTATATGTTATGTTTAAATCCTCTCATCTCGCGGCCAATGCTAGTTTAAAGACGAACCGGTGTCGATTAACGGTTTCTTTTGGTGCACCAAGCTAAGCGTTTAGTGCGCACAGTTTTGGCAGAGAAATGTAGTTGTTATCGATTTTAAGCGAAAGCAGAACCGAGAGTGTTTAACgatagaagaaagaaaaaacaatctaGCAACGATCGGTTGCATTTGTACTGTATTCTTGTTTTATGTGCTTGTTGAATAAACTAGTCATTTTAAGTAGCATACACACCCTACtgtgttttattaaaacaatgtAGAAAAACCACGCATGTTCTGAATCATCAAAAGTTAATCAGCAAACTGCATACTTTGATTATTGCTACTCGGTTCTCACGCCTGTTCAAGGCATATCAACTGTTGAGTCCAACGGATTGAAAGGGTTCTGCGTTCATTAAAGTCACAGTAAATTCCGTGCGGAAGTCAAAAACGGACGCAACTGTGCATTGGCAAAACGCTGGGAGATTTGTTTGCCATATTCGAAAACCCTTCGACAAGTTAACAACGAACAACGCTTAATTTAGGTGTTGAGTCAGGGTCTCAATATTGGAAACAATATATTAGAACAATAGAGTCATGTATATTTTTGTGTAGCATTTTTACGGTCGATTTTTCGGGACTGCAGCTTTTGGATACAGGTAAGCACGAGAGAATTACGATACATTTGGCAGTATTGTTCACTGTGTATACTTTTGTACGAACTATGCAGCAACGAAAAGCTCATGGATATGGTATTTCAAAAACTTCTTTTCTTTGATGATTCATACAGAATAACATATATGCATATGCACAATTATTAGTTATACATAAAGTTACCATTTAGTTGTTTGGCGTTATTTAGATCTTAGGTTGAACGTGAACATATATTTCATGTAAAggaatttcattcaaaaaacattgtttGATCAACATTTAGCGTATGTATGGAGTGACTATTTcctgttttcaatttaaatttaatgtgattttgttttgttattcaaataGCTTACTTAGTAGAATTGAGGGAATATCGGAGCTAtctatttcatattttatgatgtaaagtttagaaaaaaaatgaaagtcaAAAGTGGTAATTCTGTTTTTGATTAGTtgtaacaatgattttttaacatttccatAAATCCTAGAGCGAGTAAACTAAGGCCCACGTTACTGATATGGTGGTAGTGGGGCCCTTCAAGGTAGTGACCGTCGGGGATGGTATGGTAGGAAAGACGTACATGCTGATCACCTACGCCCGAAACGAGTTCCCGATCGAGTGCCTACCGACCGTGTTCGACAACCACGCGTGCAACATCGTCATCGATGGCTCGGACTATTCTCTTACGCTGTGGGACACGCCCGGCCGAGAGGACTGCGAGCGACTTCGTCCACTAAGCTACTCCAACGTAAGTATTCTGAATCGTACATCCGAAAGAATCACAGTTAATGTAGTGTTATATGCTTTCCTCACATTGGGGACCGTTTGCAGACCGATTGTTTCCTCATCTGCTACTCGATATCGAGCCGTACGTCGTACGACAACATTCTATCCAAATGGTGGCCGGAGGTGCGAACTCACCTACCAGAGGCAGCGATAGTGCTCGTAGGTATGTAGAAGAAGACTAAATGGCTACTCGAACCGACAAAGTGTTGGGCTAATAGcagttgtttttattgtttgactTCATCTACGCAGGCACCAAAAGCGATCTGCGCGTTCCGGGCTCGGAAAAGTTCGTCACCACGGCCGAGGGCAAAAAGATGAAGCACAAAATCAAGGCGTACGCGCTGGTGGAATGCTCAGCAAAACGGAAAGAGAACCTGCACGAGGTGTTCAAGAAGGCGGTCCGGGCGGCGGAGAAGAGACCTTACATGGGTCATCGATCCTGCACGATACTTTAGTGGCCGTCCGGGACGGGTGCGAGTGGTTACGATCAATTCTTACGCTAAGGATTACAGGATATTCCGAAAACACTCGGCTGGTTAGCTGATAAAGCACCAAATCCGACGAGCGATACTCGAACCTATCGTTTTGATTCGGCGCCAGAATGATTAAGCTCCGTGAGAGTGTATTCATATACAGTAAATAGTCAAAAccgtataaaaagaaaacaccctAACTCTTAATGGTTGTGGTAAGGCGTAACGAATGATTCCTATATGTTATGTTTAAATCCTCTCATCTCGCGGCCAATGCTAGTTTAAAGACGAACCGGTGTCGATTAACGGTTTCTTTTGGTGCACCAAGCTAAGCGTTTAGTGCGCACAGTTTTGGCAGAGAAATGTAGTTGTTATCGATTTTAAGCGAAAGCAGAAGCGAGAGTGTTTAACgatagaagaaagaaaaaacaatctaGTAACGATCGGTTGCATTTGTACTGTATTCTTGTTTTGTATGCTTGTTGAATAAACTGGTCATTTTAAGTAACATACCGACTCAACtgtgttttattaaaacaatgtAGAAAAACCACGCATGTTCTGAATCATCAAAAGTTAATCAGCAAACTGCATACTTTGATTATTGCTACTCGGTTCTCACGCCTGTTCAAGGCATATCAACTGTTGAGTCCAACGGATTGAAAGGGTTCTGCGTTCATTAAAGTCACAGTAAATTCCGTGCGGAAGTCAAAAACGGACGCAACTGTGCATTGGCAAAACGCTGGGAGATTTGTTTGCCATATTCGAAAACCCTTCGACAAGTTAACAACGAACAACGCTTAATTTAGGTGTTGAGTCAGGGTCTCAATATTAGAAACAATATATATGAACAATAGAGTCATGTATATTTTTGTGTAACATTTTTACGGTCGATTTTTCGGAGCTACAGCTTTTGAATACAGGTAAGCATGAGAGAATTACGATAAATGTACAGTACAGATACAGTATTGTTCACTGTGTATACTTTTATACGAACTGTGGACACGCCTCGGCCGTACTCATGGATATGGTATTTCAAAAACTTCTTTTCCCTGATGATTCATACAGAATAACATATATGCATATGCACAATTATTAGTTATACTTAAAGTTACCATTTAGTTGTTTGGCGTTATTTCTTACTCATTCCATCCAAGAATGTAGCAGTGCATACACACTAGTGTATACAGTGTAGATTTTAGGTTGAACGTGAACATGTATTTC from Anopheles coustani chromosome 3, idAnoCousDA_361_x.2, whole genome shotgun sequence harbors:
- the LOC131259144 gene encoding ras-like GTP-binding protein RhoL, giving the protein MVVVGPFKVVTVGDGMVGKTYMLITYARNEFPIECLPTVFDNHACNIVIDGSDYSLTLWDTPGREDCERLRPLSYSNTDCFLICYSISSRTSYDNILSKWWPEVRTHLPEAAIVLVGTKSDLRVPGSEKFVTTAEGKKMKHKIKAYALVECSAKRKENLHEVFKKAVRAAEKRPYMGHRSCTIL